In the genome of Burkholderia diffusa, one region contains:
- the sctR gene encoding type III secretion system export apparatus subunit SctR encodes MGSLPNPVALIAVIAALGIAPFAALMVTSYTKLVVVLGLLRSALGIQQVPPNLVLNGIALILSLFIMAPVGMSIRDALQARHFDASGQLSTADIGALADAALPPVKDFLVSHTRQRDREFFVRTATSVWPKNRADGIKDDDLLVLVPSFTLAELTKAFQIGFVIYIVFIVVDLLVANILLALGMQMISPTTISVPFKLLLFVALDGWSLLVHGLVLSYRVAGAG; translated from the coding sequence ATGGGCAGCCTGCCGAATCCGGTCGCGCTGATCGCGGTGATCGCGGCTCTCGGCATCGCGCCGTTCGCGGCGCTGATGGTGACGAGCTACACGAAGCTCGTGGTCGTGCTCGGCCTGCTGCGCTCCGCGCTCGGCATCCAGCAAGTGCCGCCGAATCTCGTGCTCAACGGCATCGCTCTGATCCTGTCGCTGTTCATCATGGCGCCGGTCGGGATGTCGATCCGCGACGCGCTGCAGGCGCGCCACTTCGATGCATCCGGGCAGCTGTCGACCGCCGACATCGGCGCGCTCGCCGATGCGGCGCTGCCGCCGGTCAAGGATTTCCTGGTGTCGCATACGCGGCAGCGCGATCGCGAATTCTTCGTGCGCACGGCCACGTCGGTCTGGCCGAAGAACCGCGCCGACGGCATCAAGGACGACGACCTGCTCGTGCTGGTGCCGAGCTTCACGCTCGCCGAGCTGACCAAGGCGTTCCAGATCGGTTTCGTGATCTACATCGTATTCATCGTCGTCGATCTGCTGGTCGCGAACATCCTGCTTGCATTGGGGATGCAAATGATCTCGCCGACGACGATCTCGGTGCCGTTCAAGCTGCTGCTGTTCGTCGCGCTCGATGGGTGGTCGCTGCTCGTGCACGGGCTCGTGCTGTCGTACCGCGTGGCGGGGGCGGGATGA
- a CDS encoding lytic transglycosylase domain-containing protein: MSARGPRGIAASLCALLALALACAGMQPRGAHAAGSAAGFAQLAHACAPNVDPDTLAALVRTESGFNPYAIGVVGGHLTRQPASLDEARATVGELAARGFSYSVGLAQVNVRNFAKYGLDDTTMFEPCRNLRAGGAILTECFARSSNTGRPAQAALRAALSCYYSGNFTTGFSSGYVSRVVASAQRNAREGGVEPIPVVRDMPPPARQRRMDAAATTPPERARRLASPAASGDAPSCHARPVVMMCRGLSASQAKRLCVRCLDQ, translated from the coding sequence ATGAGCGCGCGCGGCCCCCGCGGCATCGCCGCGAGCCTGTGCGCGCTGCTCGCGCTGGCGCTCGCATGCGCGGGCATGCAGCCGCGCGGCGCGCACGCGGCAGGTAGCGCCGCGGGCTTCGCGCAGCTTGCGCACGCGTGCGCGCCGAACGTCGATCCCGACACGCTCGCCGCGCTGGTGCGCACCGAATCCGGCTTCAATCCCTATGCGATCGGCGTGGTTGGCGGCCACCTGACGCGCCAGCCAGCGTCGCTCGACGAAGCGCGCGCGACCGTGGGCGAGCTGGCCGCGCGCGGGTTCAGCTACAGCGTCGGCCTCGCTCAGGTCAACGTACGAAATTTTGCGAAATACGGCCTCGACGACACGACGATGTTCGAACCGTGCCGCAACTTGCGGGCTGGCGGCGCGATCCTGACTGAATGCTTCGCGCGCTCGTCGAACACCGGTCGCCCAGCGCAGGCCGCGCTACGCGCGGCGCTGTCGTGCTACTACAGCGGCAACTTCACGACCGGGTTCTCAAGCGGCTATGTGAGCCGCGTCGTCGCCAGCGCGCAGCGCAATGCGCGCGAAGGCGGCGTCGAACCGATTCCGGTGGTGCGCGACATGCCGCCGCCCGCGCGACAACGGCGCATGGACGCGGCCGCGACCACGCCGCCCGAACGCGCGCGCAGGCTCGCGTCGCCCGCGGCTTCCGGCGACGCGCCGTCGTGCCATGCGCGACCGGTCGTGATGATGTGCCGCGGATTATCGGCGAGCCAGGCGAAGCGGCTGTGCGTGCGGTGTCTCGATCAGTAA
- a CDS encoding chemotaxis protein CheA, with the protein MNSNKIRVACAAMFAMATIGAQAQTADSTSSAQSSTSSTAVSLGGGASMNTNTTTGGNATSSSGIRSSGNSSVQVNLNLPSSTSGGSNVTPQSTSSLAAGAPGTSPYNTQTAENVNYSGTQTIKTNPAIQAPGLTTTLSDTCMGSVSVGVSFPGFGATGGTTLVDQACVRRLDAREFRAMGLTDVALALLCQSDANRRAVEATGHLCPGTTAPLARSNVAPAAEATVADDVKYRDPLVRSRMGLPPLDAAAPVQTRPVATTAVQAAPIPVPAPSIAPPAVSTVPAAAQAAAVKATQAAALAPAAVAAPVAAAAPAVSAAPAVAPAAVSAVPAAAVVAAPAVADKAPEPAPAATDATAKAAAAPAVDTKAKEPEPAVADKAPEPAPAATDTTAQAAAAPAVDTKAPEQPAPAVADKAPEPAPAATDSAAQAAAAPAADTKTPDIVQSEPAAADAAPQAANAATSAPAVDAKAAEPAAQAAAEAPVPEAAQPAPAAAAADTPVADAKAMDAGESAAAPAPSADTPAAVDQQAAPAAPSMPAPTVISTSTSS; encoded by the coding sequence ATGAACAGCAACAAGATCAGGGTGGCATGTGCGGCAATGTTCGCGATGGCCACGATCGGTGCCCAAGCGCAGACCGCCGACTCGACTTCAAGCGCGCAGTCCTCGACGTCGTCGACGGCAGTCAGCCTCGGCGGCGGCGCGAGCATGAACACGAATACCACGACCGGCGGCAATGCCACGAGCAGCAGCGGCATTCGCAGCAGCGGCAATTCGAGCGTGCAGGTGAACTTGAATCTGCCGTCTTCCACGAGTGGCGGCTCGAACGTGACGCCGCAGAGCACGAGCTCGCTCGCGGCCGGCGCGCCCGGCACCAGCCCGTACAACACCCAGACGGCGGAAAACGTCAACTACTCGGGTACCCAGACGATCAAGACGAATCCGGCGATCCAGGCGCCGGGCCTCACGACCACGCTGTCCGATACCTGCATGGGCTCGGTGAGCGTCGGCGTGTCGTTTCCGGGCTTCGGCGCGACGGGCGGCACGACCCTGGTCGACCAGGCATGCGTGCGTCGTCTCGACGCGCGCGAATTCCGTGCGATGGGGCTGACCGACGTCGCGCTCGCGCTGCTTTGCCAAAGCGATGCGAACCGGCGTGCGGTGGAAGCGACCGGTCACCTGTGCCCGGGCACGACCGCGCCGCTCGCGCGCTCGAACGTGGCGCCCGCCGCCGAAGCGACCGTCGCCGACGACGTGAAGTATCGCGATCCGCTGGTGCGCAGCCGCATGGGCCTGCCGCCGCTCGACGCCGCCGCGCCCGTCCAGACGCGCCCTGTGGCGACGACCGCGGTCCAGGCGGCGCCGATCCCGGTGCCCGCGCCGTCGATCGCCCCGCCCGCCGTCAGCACGGTGCCTGCTGCAGCGCAAGCGGCCGCCGTGAAGGCAACGCAAGCGGCCGCCCTCGCGCCTGCCGCCGTTGCCGCACCGGTTGCCGCGGCAGCACCGGCAGTGAGTGCGGCGCCTGCCGTTGCACCGGCTGCGGTGAGCGCGGTGCCGGCTGCCGCCGTCGTCGCAGCGCCGGCGGTCGCCGACAAGGCCCCGGAACCCGCGCCAGCCGCAACCGACGCCACGGCGAAAGCCGCGGCGGCGCCTGCGGTCGACACGAAGGCGAAGGAACCCGAGCCGGCGGTTGCCGACAAGGCCCCGGAACCCGCGCCGGCCGCAACCGACACCACGGCGCAGGCCGCGGCGGCGCCTGCGGTCGACACGAAGGCGCCGGAACAACCCGCGCCGGCCGTCGCCGACAAGGCCCCGGAACCTGCACCGGCTGCAACCGACAGTGCCGCGCAAGCCGCGGCAGCGCCGGCCGCCGACACGAAGACGCCGGACATCGTGCAATCCGAACCGGCCGCTGCCGACGCCGCACCGCAGGCCGCGAACGCCGCAACGTCCGCGCCGGCGGTCGATGCGAAGGCGGCCGAACCGGCAGCGCAGGCAGCAGCCGAAGCGCCTGTGCCGGAAGCCGCGCAGCCGGCCCCAGCGGCTGCTGCTGCCGACACGCCGGTCGCCGATGCGAAGGCGATGGACGCGGGCGAATCCGCTGCCGCGCCCGCGCCGTCCGCCGACACGCCGGCCGCGGTTGACCAGCAGGCCGCCCCGGCCGCGCCGTCGATGCCGGCGCCGACCGTCATCTCGACGAGCACGTCGTCGTAA
- the sctQ gene encoding type III secretion system cytoplasmic ring protein SctQ, whose product MPALSLTNADAGDAANRASPAAAPAAPAAAAPAIPPPAAVALDASPWLPRVSAAAARGLSHAYGATAEVPVTLGEHAYEVRWRVDAEPAADARAYRFVIGPAAGTLWIDPVAEGAWLGDAADPAVPAVIRAALLADLAAPLSAVLQAATRQRVELLPPPASVPAWRTAPAALRFELRRADGAWRCHGALLFDAPDALAVFFATPAAARPDTRAAYASLPVPLVFEIGRTELTMAELADVVGGDIIAIERWRAHEQNLLCVARVPAAPAWEITGRPSGNRLTVERIREMPLEPTRTDTPPATAQDAPPDDAPRSLDGLAVDLRFELPPTSIPLGELGALQPGAVIELQQGINQSVIHLVANGMLIGTGHLIAVGQKLGVRVVTLTQPAPRER is encoded by the coding sequence GTGCCTGCGCTGTCCCTGACGAATGCCGACGCCGGCGACGCCGCGAACCGGGCCTCGCCCGCCGCCGCCCCGGCCGCCCCGGCCGCCGCCGCGCCCGCCATCCCGCCGCCGGCCGCCGTCGCGCTCGACGCGTCGCCCTGGCTGCCACGCGTGTCCGCCGCCGCCGCGCGCGGGCTGTCGCATGCATACGGCGCGACGGCCGAGGTCCCGGTCACGCTCGGTGAACACGCGTACGAAGTGCGCTGGCGCGTCGATGCCGAACCGGCCGCCGACGCCCGCGCGTACCGCTTCGTCATCGGCCCTGCCGCCGGCACGCTATGGATCGATCCGGTCGCGGAAGGGGCATGGCTCGGCGACGCGGCCGACCCGGCCGTGCCGGCCGTGATCCGCGCGGCGTTGCTCGCCGATCTCGCCGCACCGCTGTCGGCCGTGCTGCAGGCCGCGACACGGCAGCGCGTGGAATTGCTGCCGCCGCCGGCGAGCGTGCCCGCATGGCGCACGGCGCCGGCCGCGCTACGCTTCGAACTGCGTCGCGCCGACGGCGCCTGGCGCTGCCACGGCGCGCTGCTGTTCGACGCGCCGGACGCGCTCGCGGTGTTCTTCGCGACGCCGGCGGCCGCGCGGCCCGACACGCGCGCCGCGTATGCCAGCCTGCCGGTGCCGCTGGTATTCGAGATCGGCCGGACCGAGCTGACGATGGCCGAGCTGGCCGACGTCGTCGGCGGCGACATCATCGCGATCGAGCGCTGGCGCGCGCACGAGCAGAACCTGCTGTGCGTCGCACGGGTGCCGGCCGCGCCGGCGTGGGAGATCACCGGACGGCCATCGGGCAACCGGCTGACCGTCGAACGAATCAGGGAGATGCCTTTGGAACCGACCCGCACCGACACCCCGCCCGCGACCGCGCAGGATGCGCCGCCGGACGATGCGCCGCGCTCGCTCGACGGCCTCGCGGTCGACCTGCGTTTCGAATTGCCGCCCACGTCGATCCCGCTCGGCGAACTCGGCGCACTGCAGCCGGGCGCGGTAATCGAACTGCAGCAAGGCATCAACCAGAGCGTGATCCATCTCGTCGCGAACGGGATGCTGATCGGCACCGGCCATCTGATCGCGGTCGGCCAGAAGCTCGGCGTGCGCGTCGTCACGCTGACGCAGCCCGCGCCGCGCGAGCGCTGA
- a CDS encoding AraC family transcriptional regulator, whose translation MDMTDIATSRESGRRELASLIARFAPTDGSHSTAVPALMLHRHGHPVDLGCGVSRAALVIAAQGAKRVIVAGQAYEYDTRNCLITSIDLPILSRVTEASPDAPYLCLSLTLDPQRIVELAAEMRLPEPDAGPEGEGIALAELTPPLLDAALRLLRLLDTPADIPVVAPLIEKELLYRLMTSGQGTRLRHMAVAGSQTHRIARAIEWIRDHYAEPMRVDTLAQAVNMSVSSLHHHFKHVTTLSPLQYQKQLRLHEARRLLLRQGGDVGSVAATVGYESASQFSREYSRLFGAPPMRDVVHLRKKELLGT comes from the coding sequence ATGGACATGACCGATATCGCGACGTCGCGCGAGTCCGGGCGGCGCGAACTGGCATCGCTGATCGCCCGCTTCGCGCCGACGGACGGCTCCCACTCGACGGCCGTGCCGGCGCTGATGCTGCATCGGCATGGGCATCCGGTCGATCTCGGCTGCGGCGTGTCGCGCGCCGCGCTCGTGATCGCCGCACAGGGCGCGAAGCGCGTGATCGTGGCCGGCCAGGCTTACGAATACGACACGCGGAACTGCCTGATTACGTCGATCGACTTGCCGATTCTCTCGCGGGTCACGGAGGCGTCGCCGGACGCGCCTTACCTGTGCCTGTCGCTCACGCTCGATCCGCAGCGCATCGTCGAACTCGCGGCCGAGATGCGGCTGCCGGAGCCCGACGCCGGCCCCGAAGGCGAGGGCATCGCACTTGCCGAGCTGACGCCGCCGCTGCTCGATGCCGCGTTGCGGCTGTTGCGGCTGCTCGATACGCCGGCCGACATTCCGGTGGTCGCGCCGCTGATCGAAAAGGAGCTGCTGTACCGTCTGATGACGAGCGGGCAGGGCACGCGGCTGCGGCACATGGCCGTCGCCGGCAGCCAGACGCACCGGATCGCACGCGCGATCGAATGGATCCGCGATCACTACGCGGAGCCGATGCGCGTCGACACGCTCGCGCAGGCGGTCAACATGAGCGTGTCGTCACTGCACCATCACTTCAAGCACGTGACCACGCTGAGCCCGCTGCAGTATCAGAAGCAGCTGCGACTGCACGAAGCACGACGGCTATTGCTGCGGCAGGGCGGCGATGTCGGCTCCGTGGCCGCGACCGTCGGCTACGAAAGCGCGTCGCAGTTCAGCCGCGAATACAGCCGGCTGTTCGGTGCGCCGCCGATGCGCGACGTCGTGCACCTGCGCAAGAAGGAATTGCTCGGCACATAG
- a CDS encoding (2Fe-2S)-binding protein, with protein sequence MPTSFVLNGKNVTLDADPSMPVLWAIREHAGLTGTKFGCGMAQCGACTVHLEGQAVRSCVLPLAGIAGKHVTTIEGLQSKPAQAVQAAWVKLQVPQCGYCQSGQIMSATALLEQNPKPTDADIDAAMNGNICRCATYARIRAAIHDAAATLGA encoded by the coding sequence ATGCCTACCTCGTTCGTCCTCAACGGCAAGAACGTTACGCTCGACGCCGATCCGTCGATGCCCGTCCTCTGGGCAATCCGCGAGCACGCGGGGCTGACCGGCACGAAGTTCGGCTGCGGCATGGCGCAGTGCGGCGCGTGCACCGTCCATCTCGAAGGCCAGGCCGTGCGCTCGTGCGTGCTGCCGCTCGCCGGTATCGCGGGCAAGCACGTCACCACGATCGAAGGGCTGCAGAGCAAGCCGGCACAGGCCGTGCAGGCCGCCTGGGTGAAGCTGCAGGTGCCGCAGTGCGGCTATTGCCAGTCCGGCCAGATCATGTCGGCCACCGCCTTGCTCGAACAGAATCCGAAGCCGACCGACGCGGACATCGACGCCGCGATGAACGGCAACATCTGCCGCTGCGCGACCTACGCCCGCATCCGGGCCGCGATCCACGACGCGGCCGCGACGCTGGGAGCCTGA
- a CDS encoding xanthine dehydrogenase family protein molybdopterin-binding subunit, with the protein MTIELDNRDSVRPSRRTFLKAASAAAAVSLTIGFEWAGLGRRALAATAPAADFAPNAFLRITPDGAVTVVAKHVEMGQGAYTGIATIVAEELDADWSSVRVESAPADAKRYANLAFGTMQGTGGSSAMSNSWQQLREAGGKARAMLVSAAAARWKVPAGELTTANGVVAHAKSGKTAAYGTLVADAAKLPVPDKVALKQPADFKLIGHRIPRVDGSAKSNGTAHFTLDTTFPGMRVALLQRPPRFGATVKSFDATAAKAVPGVVSVVQVPGGVAVVATGFWAAKQGRDALKIDWDETNAEKRGSDEIMREYRQLAAKPGASARKDGDADAAIAGAARKISATYEFPYLAHAPMEPLDAVVKLTANSCEIWAGDQFQTVDQGNAARVAGLKPEQVQIHTLYAGGSFGRRANAWSDYVVEAVSIAKALGADGKPVKLQWTREDDIQGGFYRPMYFHKLDAGLTDDGKLVGWRHRIVGQSILAGTPFEAFMVKNGIDATSVEGAANLPYAVPNVSVELTTTKVGLPVLWWRVVGSSHTAYAVEAFIDEAAHAAGKDPYLFRRDLLAKEPRMRAVLELAAQKAGWDPAKPLPKGRGRGIAVAEAFKSYVAQVAEVSVDADGKVKVERVVCAVDCGIAINPDIVAAQMEGGIGFGLGAALHSAITLKDGQVEQRNFDGYHVLRMAEMPKVDVHIVPSAEAPTGVGEPGVAPVGPAVANAIFAATGKRHYVLPFDSGDTAKA; encoded by the coding sequence ATGACGATCGAACTCGACAATCGCGATTCGGTGCGCCCGTCGCGCCGCACCTTTCTGAAGGCCGCGAGCGCCGCGGCCGCCGTCAGCCTGACGATCGGCTTCGAATGGGCCGGCCTCGGCCGCCGCGCGCTCGCCGCGACGGCGCCCGCCGCCGACTTCGCGCCGAACGCATTCCTGCGCATCACACCCGATGGCGCGGTCACCGTCGTCGCGAAACACGTGGAAATGGGCCAGGGCGCATATACGGGCATTGCGACGATCGTCGCCGAGGAGCTCGACGCCGACTGGTCGAGCGTGCGCGTCGAAAGCGCGCCGGCCGATGCGAAACGCTATGCGAACCTCGCGTTCGGCACGATGCAGGGCACGGGCGGCAGCTCGGCCATGTCGAACTCGTGGCAGCAACTGCGCGAAGCGGGCGGCAAGGCGCGCGCAATGCTCGTGTCGGCCGCGGCGGCACGCTGGAAGGTGCCGGCCGGCGAGCTGACCACCGCCAACGGCGTCGTCGCGCATGCGAAGAGCGGCAAGACGGCCGCCTACGGCACGCTGGTTGCCGACGCGGCGAAGCTGCCGGTGCCCGACAAGGTCGCGTTGAAGCAGCCGGCCGACTTCAAGCTGATCGGCCATCGCATTCCGCGCGTCGACGGGTCGGCCAAGTCGAACGGCACCGCGCATTTCACGCTGGATACGACCTTCCCCGGCATGCGCGTCGCGCTGCTGCAGCGCCCGCCGCGCTTCGGCGCGACGGTCAAGTCGTTCGACGCGACGGCCGCGAAGGCCGTGCCGGGCGTGGTGTCGGTCGTGCAGGTGCCGGGGGGCGTGGCGGTCGTCGCGACCGGCTTCTGGGCCGCGAAACAGGGCCGCGACGCGCTGAAGATCGACTGGGACGAAACGAACGCCGAAAAGCGCGGTTCGGACGAGATCATGCGCGAATACCGGCAGCTCGCAGCGAAGCCCGGCGCGTCGGCGCGCAAGGACGGCGACGCCGACGCCGCGATCGCGGGCGCCGCGCGCAAGATCAGCGCGACGTACGAATTCCCGTATCTCGCGCACGCGCCGATGGAGCCGCTCGACGCGGTCGTCAAGCTGACCGCGAACAGCTGCGAGATCTGGGCCGGCGACCAGTTTCAGACGGTCGACCAGGGCAACGCCGCCAGAGTCGCGGGCTTGAAGCCCGAGCAGGTGCAGATCCACACGCTGTACGCGGGCGGCAGCTTCGGCCGCCGCGCGAACGCATGGTCGGACTACGTGGTCGAGGCCGTGTCGATCGCGAAGGCACTCGGTGCGGACGGCAAACCGGTCAAGCTGCAGTGGACGCGCGAGGACGACATCCAGGGCGGCTTCTATCGCCCGATGTACTTCCACAAGCTCGACGCGGGGTTGACCGACGACGGGAAGCTGGTCGGCTGGCGCCACCGGATCGTCGGCCAGTCGATTCTCGCCGGCACGCCGTTCGAAGCGTTCATGGTCAAGAACGGGATCGACGCGACGTCGGTCGAGGGCGCGGCGAACCTGCCTTACGCGGTACCGAACGTGTCGGTCGAACTCACGACCACCAAGGTCGGCCTGCCCGTGCTGTGGTGGCGCGTGGTCGGCAGCTCGCACACGGCCTACGCGGTCGAGGCGTTCATCGACGAAGCCGCGCACGCGGCCGGCAAGGACCCGTACCTGTTCCGCCGCGACCTGCTCGCGAAGGAGCCGCGGATGCGCGCGGTGCTCGAGCTGGCCGCGCAGAAGGCCGGCTGGGATCCGGCGAAGCCGCTGCCGAAGGGCCGCGGGCGCGGGATCGCGGTGGCCGAGGCGTTCAAGAGCTATGTCGCGCAGGTCGCGGAAGTGTCGGTCGACGCCGACGGCAAGGTGAAGGTCGAGCGCGTGGTGTGCGCGGTCGACTGCGGGATCGCGATCAACCCCGACATCGTTGCCGCGCAGATGGAAGGCGGCATCGGCTTCGGGCTCGGCGCGGCGCTGCACAGCGCGATCACGCTGAAGGACGGCCAGGTCGAGCAGCGCAATTTCGACGGCTATCACGTGCTGCGGATGGCGGAAATGCCGAAGGTCGACGTGCATATCGTGCCATCGGCCGAGGCACCGACCGGTGTCGGCGAGCCGGGCGTCGCGCCCGTTGGACCGGCGGTCGCCAACGCGATCTTCGCGGCAACCGGCAAACGGCATTATGTGCTGCCGTTCGATTCGGGCGACACGGCGAAGGCTTGA
- a CDS encoding winged helix-turn-helix domain-containing protein — MDCKYLYIDNIKINFVRRTIEIDNKVVDVTPREFDVVEFLLDNMNKIVPRQAIQEAVWGRELGVSSRTLDTHISRIRSKLQLDHDKNLRIIPIYAVGYRLVLFGAAMTHVERHDAAPILRGAPQPALAADYA; from the coding sequence ATGGATTGCAAATACCTGTACATCGACAATATAAAAATCAACTTCGTGCGCCGCACGATCGAAATCGACAACAAAGTCGTCGACGTCACGCCACGGGAGTTCGACGTCGTCGAATTCCTGCTCGACAACATGAACAAGATCGTGCCGCGGCAAGCGATCCAGGAAGCGGTCTGGGGCCGCGAGCTCGGCGTGTCGTCGCGCACGCTCGATACCCATATCTCGCGCATCCGTTCGAAGCTGCAGCTCGATCACGACAAGAACCTGCGGATCATTCCGATCTATGCGGTCGGCTATCGGCTGGTGCTGTTCGGCGCGGCCATGACGCACGTCGAGCGCCACGACGCCGCGCCGATCCTGCGCGGCGCGCCGCAGCCGGCGCTGGCTGCCGACTACGCGTAA
- a CDS encoding sigma-54 dependent transcriptional regulator — MNHCCPIRLSDPQESERAACTPPFVAVRRHHGVPSRPLVYLSQRPDAGLVDSLASRGWDVWRAKSVADASNLVKANRLHAGIVDFDDFASPDVASFEALLRDPRIGWVALADDPRLRDATIARLIRQCCFGYVRNATAYTTIGYLVGHAYGMLKLAESDPAVDAVPPGGSMIGACDAMRRLFATIRKVANTDATVFIAGESGTGKELTASAIHLHSSRADAPFVAVNCAAIPTTLLQAELFGHERGAFTGAHQRKIGRIEAAHGGTLFLDEIGDMPFESQASLLRFLQEGKVERLGGHASIPVDVRIVSATHVDLEAAMRAGRFRADLYYRLCVLRIDEPPLRARGRDIMLLADHILQRYRGDSAHRIRGFMPCAIEAIHNYAWPGNVRELINRIRFAVVMTNGPLISAVDLELNQYTSHRLPTLAESRRQAERRTIEETLLRHRRQHADVAAELGVSRATLYRLMTAHGLHG; from the coding sequence GTGAACCATTGCTGCCCGATCAGACTGTCAGACCCGCAGGAGAGCGAACGAGCCGCATGCACGCCACCGTTCGTTGCGGTCCGGCGTCACCATGGCGTGCCGTCACGCCCGCTCGTGTATCTGTCGCAGCGTCCCGATGCGGGGCTCGTCGATTCTCTCGCGTCGCGCGGCTGGGACGTGTGGCGCGCGAAATCCGTTGCGGACGCATCCAATCTCGTGAAGGCGAACCGCCTGCATGCGGGCATCGTGGATTTCGACGACTTCGCGTCGCCCGACGTCGCGTCGTTCGAGGCGCTGCTGCGCGATCCGAGGATCGGCTGGGTCGCGCTCGCCGACGACCCGCGACTGCGCGACGCCACCATCGCGCGCCTGATCCGCCAGTGCTGCTTCGGCTACGTGCGCAATGCGACGGCCTATACGACGATCGGTTATCTCGTCGGCCATGCGTACGGGATGCTGAAACTGGCGGAAAGCGATCCGGCCGTCGATGCCGTGCCGCCCGGCGGATCGATGATCGGCGCGTGCGACGCGATGCGCCGTCTGTTCGCGACGATCCGCAAGGTCGCGAACACCGACGCCACCGTGTTCATCGCCGGCGAATCCGGCACCGGCAAGGAGTTGACGGCGTCGGCGATCCACCTGCATTCGTCGCGCGCCGACGCGCCGTTCGTCGCCGTGAATTGCGCGGCGATTCCGACGACGCTGCTGCAGGCCGAACTGTTCGGGCATGAACGCGGCGCGTTCACCGGCGCGCATCAGCGCAAGATCGGCCGTATCGAGGCCGCGCACGGCGGTACGCTGTTCCTCGATGAAATCGGCGACATGCCGTTCGAGAGCCAGGCGAGCCTGCTGCGGTTCCTGCAGGAGGGCAAGGTCGAGCGGCTTGGCGGGCACGCGTCGATTCCGGTCGATGTGCGGATCGTGTCGGCGACCCACGTCGATCTCGAGGCCGCGATGCGGGCGGGACGGTTCCGCGCGGACCTGTACTACCGGCTCTGCGTGCTGCGTATCGACGAGCCGCCGCTGCGCGCGCGCGGCCGCGACATCATGCTGCTCGCCGACCACATATTGCAGCGCTATCGCGGCGACAGTGCGCACCGGATTCGCGGCTTCATGCCGTGCGCGATCGAGGCGATCCACAACTATGCATGGCCCGGCAACGTGCGCGAGCTGATCAACCGGATCCGCTTCGCGGTCGTGATGACGAATGGCCCGCTGATCTCGGCCGTCGATCTCGAACTGAACCAGTACACGTCGCACCGGCTGCCGACGCTCGCGGAATCGCGCCGCCAGGCGGAGCGGCGCACGATCGAGGAGACGTTGTTGCGGCATCGGCGCCAGCATGCCGACGTCGCGGCGGAACTCGGTGTCTCGCGCGCGACGCTGTACCGCCTGATGACCGCGCACGGCCTGCACGGCTGA